The following coding sequences lie in one Candidatus Neptunochlamydia sp. REUL1 genomic window:
- the rpsT gene encoding 30S ribosomal protein S20, protein MSEEGKKGLAKKKCPTAQKRIKQDEKRNLRNRSFKSSVKTAIRSFESALTSKDSEKMQTALSTVYSLMDRGVKQGVYKKNKAARAKQRMSLMQKSA, encoded by the coding sequence ATGTCTGAAGAAGGAAAAAAGGGACTTGCAAAGAAAAAGTGCCCGACTGCTCAAAAACGCATTAAGCAAGACGAAAAGCGCAACCTTCGTAACCGTTCTTTTAAATCTAGTGTAAAAACTGCAATCCGTTCTTTTGAAAGTGCACTTACTTCAAAAGATAGTGAGAAAATGCAAACAGCGCTGAGCACTGTTTACAGTCTTATGGATCGTGGAGTTAAGCAAGGGGTTTACAAAAAGAATAAAGCAGCACGCGCCAAACAACGCATGTCTTTAATGCAAAAAAGCGCTTAA
- a CDS encoding DUF3592 domain-containing protein produces the protein MFLIVGGASLYLGGEFFYNLNRYFHLTHSEEAQVSDWKVVEIKSGKFSVEAVYQFQIEERAIMGTYAFSKPVYPNPYLAEDLVEAWQEKTWEIWYNPKQPHDAALQKVFPAKKAIHFALSLGIILYFAFLNIYVKRMHFSEEENEKAPS, from the coding sequence ATGTTTTTAATCGTGGGTGGAGCAAGCCTCTACCTTGGTGGGGAGTTTTTTTATAACCTTAATCGCTACTTCCATTTGACACACTCTGAAGAAGCTCAGGTTTCTGATTGGAAAGTGGTTGAAATCAAGTCGGGTAAATTTTCTGTTGAGGCTGTGTATCAGTTTCAAATAGAGGAAAGGGCGATCATGGGAACATACGCTTTTTCAAAACCGGTTTATCCTAATCCTTATTTGGCGGAGGATTTAGTCGAAGCGTGGCAAGAAAAAACTTGGGAAATTTGGTATAATCCTAAACAGCCCCATGATGCAGCTCTTCAAAAAGTGTTTCCCGCAAAAAAGGCGATTCATTTTGCGCTGTCTCTTGGAATTATATTGTATTTTGCTTTTCTAAATATTTATGTGAAGAGGATGCATTTTTCAGAAGAAGAGAATGAAAAAGCTCCTTCGTGA
- a CDS encoding competence protein CoiA family protein — protein MHRYHKVIQKTLASFLQGSVIEYRFPSIRRIADVVFFPKKIIFEVQCPPISIETIQKRNQDYSSLGFTVIWILHDRIYNKKIATPAELYLRQNLSYYTSMTPFGHGFFYDQLDFFKGVTRIYKSTPQTIKSFHPKPPPRLPFFFPNKLRKRPLMLSGDTTEYLLKNKQGKWAWQLEKSLTRKWTCKKITKELFHSLLLKNASSSHKYLEKQNTI, from the coding sequence ATGCATCGTTATCATAAAGTGATTCAAAAAACATTAGCAAGCTTCCTTCAAGGAAGCGTTATTGAATATCGATTCCCGTCCATTCGAAGAATTGCCGACGTTGTTTTCTTTCCTAAAAAAATTATTTTTGAAGTGCAATGTCCTCCTATTTCAATCGAAACTATTCAAAAAAGAAACCAAGACTATTCATCGCTTGGCTTCACCGTCATTTGGATTTTGCACGACAGGATTTACAATAAAAAAATTGCTACCCCTGCAGAGCTTTACCTCCGCCAAAATCTCTCCTATTACACATCTATGACTCCCTTTGGACATGGTTTTTTTTACGATCAGCTTGATTTTTTTAAAGGCGTAACACGAATCTACAAAAGCACACCCCAGACAATCAAGTCATTCCACCCCAAGCCCCCTCCTAGACTTCCCTTCTTCTTTCCCAACAAACTCAGAAAACGCCCTCTAATGCTCTCTGGAGACACCACCGAATACCTTCTCAAGAACAAGCAAGGAAAGTGGGCATGGCAACTTGAAAAAAGCCTAACAAGAAAATGGACATGCAAAAAGATCACGAAGGAGCTTTTTCATTCTCTTCTTCTGAAAAATGCATCCTCTTCACATAAATATTTAGAAAAGCAAAATACAATATAA
- a CDS encoding RNA polymerase sigma factor translates to MSKSGFSQGFDPQHQQKIEELVAIAKEQGFITYEEINETLPMTFDSAEQIDQVLIFLSGMDIQILNQSEVDRQKERKKEAKEMEALPKRMEGSSDDPVRMYLKEMGSVPLLSREEEVEISKRIEKAQIQIERIIMRFRYSTRESISIANYLISGKDRFDKIIAEKEIEDKNSFLKKLPKLKELLYKEDIILESLLIHSLEPKLSKVEKVKLSEDIEKCNVRTQAYLRRMHFRHNITDDFGEVILSSYDRFLALEKEIQELIPRAEKNRFAKAKLMAAERKLAKRELAAGRTLDKFKKDVRMLQRWMDKSQEAKREMVESNLRLVISIAKKYTNRGLSFLDLIQEGNMGLMKAVEKFEYRRGYKFSTYATWWIRQAVTRAIADQARTIRIPVHMIETINKVLRGAKKLMMETGREPTPEELALELGLTPERIREIYKIAQHPISLQAEVGDSGESQFGDFIEDTSIESPDEATGYSILRDKMNEVLSTLTDRERTVLIERFGLLDGKPKTLEEVGVRFKVTRERVRQIEAKALRKMRHPTRSKQLQAFLDIIEQE, encoded by the coding sequence ATGAGCAAATCCGGATTTAGTCAGGGTTTCGATCCCCAGCATCAACAAAAAATCGAAGAGCTCGTAGCTATTGCTAAAGAGCAGGGTTTCATCACGTATGAGGAAATCAATGAAACCCTTCCGATGACTTTTGATTCTGCTGAGCAGATTGATCAAGTACTCATTTTCTTAAGCGGAATGGATATTCAGATTTTGAATCAATCTGAAGTTGATCGCCAAAAAGAGAGAAAAAAAGAAGCTAAGGAAATGGAAGCCCTTCCGAAAAGGATGGAAGGGAGTAGTGACGATCCTGTTCGAATGTACCTAAAAGAAATGGGATCTGTCCCCCTTCTTTCTAGGGAAGAAGAGGTGGAAATCTCTAAAAGAATCGAAAAAGCTCAGATCCAGATCGAACGCATTATTATGCGGTTCCGTTATTCAACTCGCGAGTCTATCTCTATTGCTAACTATTTAATTTCTGGAAAGGATCGTTTCGACAAAATTATTGCTGAAAAGGAAATTGAGGATAAAAATAGCTTCCTTAAAAAGCTTCCAAAACTCAAGGAACTACTCTATAAAGAGGATATTATCCTAGAGAGTCTTTTGATCCATTCTTTAGAGCCAAAGCTTTCAAAAGTCGAAAAGGTTAAGCTTTCAGAGGATATCGAGAAGTGTAATGTGCGGACTCAAGCTTATTTAAGGCGCATGCATTTCCGACATAATATTACTGATGACTTTGGCGAGGTTATTCTTTCTTCCTATGATCGCTTTTTGGCTTTAGAAAAGGAGATCCAAGAACTCATTCCTCGTGCTGAAAAAAATAGGTTTGCGAAGGCAAAGCTAATGGCTGCTGAGCGAAAATTAGCGAAGCGTGAGCTTGCTGCAGGCCGCACTCTAGATAAATTCAAGAAAGACGTTCGAATGCTTCAGCGTTGGATGGATAAGAGTCAAGAGGCTAAAAGAGAAATGGTGGAGTCTAACCTTCGTCTTGTGATCTCGATTGCCAAGAAGTATACCAACAGAGGACTCTCATTCCTTGATTTGATCCAGGAAGGGAATATGGGGTTGATGAAGGCGGTCGAAAAGTTTGAGTACCGTCGAGGGTATAAATTTTCTACCTATGCCACCTGGTGGATTCGCCAAGCAGTGACACGTGCGATCGCTGACCAAGCTCGGACGATTCGCATTCCTGTTCACATGATCGAGACGATTAATAAGGTCCTTCGTGGTGCCAAGAAGTTAATGATGGAGACTGGGCGGGAGCCTACTCCTGAAGAGTTGGCATTGGAGCTCGGCCTAACCCCTGAAAGGATTCGGGAAATCTATAAGATTGCTCAGCATCCCATCTCTCTGCAGGCTGAGGTAGGGGATAGCGGAGAAAGTCAATTTGGCGACTTTATTGAAGATACTTCGATTGAGTCTCCTGATGAAGCTACGGGGTATTCCATATTAAGGGATAAGATGAATGAGGTTCTCTCGACGCTGACTGATCGAGAAAGAACTGTTCTTATCGAACGTTTTGGGCTCCTTGATGGAAAGCCTAAGACTTTAGAAGAAGTTGGAGTGCGGTTTAAAGTGACTCGTGAAAGAGTCCGTCAAATTGAGGCAAAAGCTCTTCGCAAAATGCGCCACCCGACACGGTCAAAGCAGCTTCAGGCTTTCTTAGACATCATCGAGCAGGAATAG
- a CDS encoding Lpg1974 family pore-forming outer membrane protein — translation MKLRHLRSFGLGILSFLMISSQAYAAADREVRLSELEQQMKQVGTETAIGTYGANTATARPEVDGRGWFISFDLLYWKARIGGTEYAYTDQDRIASLPIKGRKKSMEFDWNWGIRAGLGYNFDYDGWDFRARYTWWETGGSDSVRAGLNSSVIPLRGSSALTTAPAANQTVGEFIFATSAKSMYDLDYQSIDVELGRDYYVSSTVSFRPFWGLKTAWIDQEQRTHYTGGTPTTNQGINFLGLQGNTVRVKEGCDFWGLGPRTGIDSRWYMGNKLSLFGNISGALLLGHFDVDHKERYSAVGDARIRLHANRHAFAPMVNFELGMRYDTYLHHDRHHLGIGIGFEAEYWWRQNQMLKIDDFTELKYERYSEDIAFYGLTADFRWDF, via the coding sequence ATGAAGTTGAGACATTTAAGGAGTTTTGGGCTGGGCATCCTTTCCTTTCTTATGATCTCTTCCCAGGCGTATGCAGCAGCTGATAGAGAAGTTCGATTAAGCGAGCTTGAACAGCAGATGAAGCAAGTGGGAACCGAGACAGCAATAGGAACCTATGGTGCGAATACAGCAACTGCGCGTCCGGAGGTTGATGGACGTGGGTGGTTCATCTCCTTTGACCTTCTATATTGGAAGGCGAGGATAGGTGGAACTGAGTATGCTTACACGGATCAGGATAGAATTGCTTCTCTTCCTATTAAAGGAAGAAAGAAAAGTATGGAATTTGACTGGAATTGGGGGATCCGAGCAGGTTTAGGCTATAATTTCGACTATGATGGTTGGGATTTTAGAGCTCGCTACACCTGGTGGGAAACTGGTGGATCAGATTCTGTTCGAGCTGGGCTCAATAGCTCCGTGATACCTCTTCGAGGATCGAGCGCATTGACGACAGCGCCTGCAGCTAACCAAACTGTTGGTGAATTTATCTTTGCGACGAGTGCTAAGTCTATGTATGACTTAGATTATCAATCCATTGATGTGGAATTAGGGCGCGATTATTATGTGAGCTCTACCGTTTCTTTTCGCCCATTTTGGGGATTGAAGACTGCGTGGATCGACCAAGAGCAGAGAACTCACTATACGGGTGGAACCCCAACAACTAACCAAGGAATAAACTTTCTTGGGCTTCAAGGGAATACAGTTCGTGTTAAAGAAGGCTGTGACTTCTGGGGTCTGGGGCCGCGTACAGGGATTGACTCTCGTTGGTATATGGGAAATAAGCTAAGCCTTTTTGGAAATATCTCTGGAGCCCTTCTACTAGGTCACTTTGATGTGGACCACAAAGAGCGTTATAGCGCCGTTGGAGATGCTAGAATTCGCCTTCATGCTAACCGTCATGCATTTGCACCGATGGTGAACTTTGAATTAGGAATGCGTTATGATACCTATCTTCATCATGATCGCCATCACCTTGGAATCGGAATTGGTTTCGAAGCTGAATACTGGTGGAGACAAAATCAGATGCTTAAGATCGATGATTTTACAGAACTTAAGTATGAGAGATATTCTGAAGACATAGCGTTTTATGGATTAACGGCTGACTTTAGGTGGGACTTCTAG
- a CDS encoding Lpg1974 family pore-forming outer membrane protein, producing the protein MKVSLLRKFSVALVTLMASSTAFAGMDMDSRVTQLENQMQQVRTETAMGTYGAQTATARAEVDGHGWFFTADVLYWHAKVGGTEFAYSDNDLAGAFPVKGRTKDIDFEWDWGLRFGLGYNFDHDGWDVRLQYAWFDSNGSDSTRAGLNSTVIPLRGSSTIVATSVPAVGTIYDAFLYASSAKSQYDFDYKAIDLELGRAYYISGKLSFRPHWGFKTAWIDQEQITRYTGGVATPNDQDRNLGLGVNTVHIKDNCDFWGLGPRVGVDSKWYLGNGFSLFGNVAGALLFGYFDVDHKERFSAVTDNRIKLNANRHAFSPTVQMQLGLRFDKYIHNNKQHLGIGLGFEANYWWRQNQMIKIDDAAVLKYERYSDDVSMHGLTLDFKWDF; encoded by the coding sequence ATGAAAGTGAGCTTATTGAGAAAATTCTCAGTCGCCCTTGTTACCCTTATGGCATCGTCCACTGCCTTTGCTGGCATGGACATGGATTCTCGGGTAACGCAACTTGAAAACCAGATGCAGCAAGTGCGTACTGAGACTGCCATGGGAACATATGGTGCACAAACAGCTACAGCTCGGGCGGAAGTCGACGGGCATGGCTGGTTCTTCACTGCTGACGTGTTATATTGGCACGCAAAAGTAGGTGGGACAGAATTTGCATATTCAGACAATGACCTTGCAGGAGCCTTTCCTGTAAAAGGTCGAACTAAAGACATCGATTTCGAATGGGATTGGGGTCTGCGTTTCGGGCTTGGATATAACTTCGACCATGATGGTTGGGACGTTAGACTCCAGTATGCTTGGTTTGATTCCAATGGAAGTGATTCAACTCGTGCTGGACTTAATAGCACAGTTATCCCACTTCGTGGATCATCTACCATCGTAGCAACAAGTGTTCCTGCTGTTGGAACAATTTATGATGCATTCCTGTATGCTTCTAGTGCAAAGTCGCAGTATGACTTTGACTACAAAGCAATTGACTTAGAGCTAGGTCGTGCATACTATATCAGTGGAAAGCTGTCTTTTCGACCTCACTGGGGTTTTAAGACTGCTTGGATTGATCAAGAACAAATCACTCGCTACACTGGTGGAGTCGCTACTCCTAATGACCAAGATAGGAATCTTGGACTTGGTGTGAATACAGTTCACATTAAAGACAATTGTGACTTTTGGGGTCTAGGACCACGTGTTGGTGTGGACTCTAAGTGGTATCTTGGGAATGGATTTAGCCTCTTCGGTAATGTTGCTGGTGCGCTTCTTTTCGGATACTTTGATGTAGACCACAAAGAGCGATTCAGTGCTGTTACAGATAATCGAATCAAACTTAATGCTAACCGACATGCATTCTCGCCAACAGTGCAGATGCAGCTTGGATTGCGTTTTGACAAGTACATCCATAATAACAAGCAACATCTTGGGATTGGACTTGGATTCGAAGCTAACTACTGGTGGAGGCAAAACCAGATGATTAAGATTGACGACGCCGCAGTTCTCAAATATGAGAGATATTCTGATGACGTCAGCATGCACGGTTTAACACTAGATTTCAAATGGGACTTCTAG
- a CDS encoding transposase, producing the protein MGKPIVYNAIGSLLGTSLLTLALFECNINTDAFSIWAEEDLLPKLPSESILVMDNASFHKSKSMQEKIQAAGHTLEYLPPYSPDLNPIEHKWAQAKSKRRKYQCGIDELFKEHCL; encoded by the coding sequence TTGGGAAAGCCAATTGTATATAATGCAATAGGGTCATTACTTGGAACAAGCCTCCTTACACTTGCGTTATTCGAGTGCAATATTAATACAGACGCCTTTTCCATTTGGGCAGAGGAGGACTTGCTACCGAAACTTCCCTCTGAAAGTATTCTGGTTATGGATAATGCTTCATTCCATAAAAGCAAATCTATGCAAGAGAAGATCCAGGCTGCAGGCCATACCTTGGAATATCTTCCTCCCTATTCCCCTGATCTAAACCCTATTGAACACAAGTGGGCACAGGCAAAGTCTAAGCGAAGAAAATATCAATGTGGAATAGACGAACTTTTCAAGGAGCACTGCCTATAA
- a CDS encoding IS630 transposase-related protein — MTYSLDFRKKVLSIRSKEKLSFAQVARRFGVSVNSVFLWSKRLEPRRTKIRPAIKIDREVLMEDIKKYPDAFNYERAHRLKVSTSGIRCAMKRLRISYKKNAQPSQGLRNKKTNLSRENRRI; from the coding sequence ATGACATATTCGCTAGATTTTAGAAAAAAAGTTCTATCGATCCGAAGCAAAGAAAAATTAAGCTTTGCCCAAGTAGCAAGACGCTTTGGAGTAAGTGTAAATAGTGTGTTTCTCTGGTCTAAGAGGTTAGAGCCGAGGCGCACTAAAATCAGACCTGCAATAAAGATTGATAGAGAGGTCTTGATGGAGGATATCAAGAAATACCCTGATGCCTTCAACTATGAACGAGCACATCGTCTCAAAGTAAGCACTTCAGGCATTCGGTGTGCCATGAAGAGGTTAAGAATTAGCTATAAAAAAAACGCTCAACCATCCCAAGGCCTGCGAAACAAAAAGACAAATCTTTCAAGGGAAAATCGCAGAATATAA
- a CDS encoding tyrosine-type recombinase/integrase — translation MKTAAMSQAQWSAFLEELEKISFRECLIAKVMLQGGKRVRDVLDLEIDQIRWDRRKIYFMQSKMKGVKKITVITYPKTVMEKLREYVGERKGRVFVTRTGKPIQLNRVSEAFAKAGRRAGVPFKVTPHVLRTSTVTYLKQQGFQDSDIMKVTGHASASMVASYDKTSQEIDATEKVQLVS, via the coding sequence GTGAAAACAGCCGCGATGAGCCAAGCCCAATGGTCGGCGTTTTTAGAGGAGCTGGAGAAAATTAGTTTTAGAGAGTGTTTGATCGCCAAGGTGATGCTCCAAGGAGGAAAGAGGGTGAGAGATGTCCTAGATCTGGAGATCGATCAGATCCGTTGGGATCGGAGAAAGATTTACTTTATGCAATCTAAGATGAAGGGGGTGAAAAAGATAACGGTGATTACCTATCCCAAGACGGTGATGGAAAAGCTCAGAGAGTATGTTGGAGAGAGGAAGGGGAGGGTTTTTGTGACCCGCACAGGAAAACCGATTCAGCTCAATAGGGTATCGGAAGCCTTTGCCAAGGCAGGAAGGAGGGCGGGAGTGCCGTTTAAGGTCACGCCGCATGTTTTGAGAACTTCCACAGTGACTTATTTGAAGCAGCAAGGGTTCCAGGATAGCGATATCATGAAGGTGACAGGACATGCCAGTGCTTCAATGGTGGCCTCCTATGACAAAACCTCCCAAGAGATCGATGCGACTGAAAAGGTGCAGCTTGTGAGCTAA